Proteins from one Methanobrevibacter thaueri genomic window:
- a CDS encoding 6-hydroxymethylpterin diphosphokinase MptE-like protein, translating into MEFGLWEKYYTEILDDFGFSRENDEESARLLDEILSVEGCLTLDDLGEIVGFSDKYIVFGAGPSLKEHIQLLKEDYDLKDYVLVAADGATTALIEEKVVPDIVATDLDGKLDDILLANIRGANIIIHAHGDNIEKIASLSSFFNNVLGTTQAQPIGNLYNFGGFTDGDRALFLAVALGASQITLAGMDFGDIVTKYSRPNLERDTAEADDFKKKKLVYAEKFTQWIIDNENVEVINLKQ; encoded by the coding sequence ATGGAATTTGGACTCTGGGAAAAATATTATACAGAAATTCTTGACGATTTCGGTTTTTCACGTGAAAACGATGAGGAATCCGCAAGGCTGTTGGATGAAATCCTATCTGTTGAAGGATGCCTGACATTGGATGATTTGGGTGAGATTGTTGGCTTTTCAGACAAATACATCGTATTTGGTGCCGGTCCGTCCCTAAAGGAGCATATCCAATTGCTAAAAGAGGATTATGATTTGAAGGATTATGTCCTGGTTGCGGCAGATGGTGCAACAACAGCATTAATTGAGGAAAAAGTAGTGCCTGATATAGTTGCAACAGATCTTGATGGTAAGCTTGATGACATACTTCTTGCAAACATAAGAGGAGCTAACATTATTATACATGCTCATGGCGACAACATCGAAAAAATCGCATCTCTAAGCTCATTCTTTAACAATGTTTTGGGAACCACACAGGCCCAACCTATAGGAAACCTCTACAATTTCGGAGGATTCACAGACGGTGACAGGGCACTCTTCCTGGCCGTGGCACTTGGAGCATCCCAGATAACCCTTGCAGGAATGGATTTTGGAGACATAGTGACAAAATACTCAAGACCAAACCTCGAAAGGGACACTGCCGAAGCCGATGACTTCAAGAAGAAAAAGCTGGTCTATGCAGAGAAGTTCACACAGTGGATAATTGACAACGAAAACGTTGAAGTCATTAATCTAAAGCAATAG
- a CDS encoding NifB/NifX family molybdenum-iron cluster-binding protein has translation MRLAVVSSDGKNVDLHLGRGNSIYVYDYDGELTFVENRNLEIAEDSKHQGGKVIKACEDCDVLFCVQYGFKSKIKAEDANIKLVMDEGPIDEVLQRYIDHVEFMKSL, from the coding sequence ATGCGTTTGGCTGTTGTATCAAGTGATGGTAAAAATGTGGACCTGCATCTTGGAAGGGGAAACTCCATATATGTTTATGACTATGACGGTGAGCTGACATTCGTTGAGAATAGAAATCTTGAAATCGCTGAGGATTCAAAGCACCAAGGCGGTAAGGTAATCAAGGCATGTGAGGATTGTGACGTTTTATTCTGTGTTCAATACGGTTTCAAATCCAAAATCAAGGCTGAAGATGCAAATATAAAACTTGTAATGGATGAAGGCCCAATCGATGAGGTTCTCCAAAGATATATCGATCATGTCGAATTCATGAAAAGTCTCTAG
- a CDS encoding ORC1-type DNA replication protein: MGIEDILMHDESLFQNINAFDPDYVPPNYNFRDTQMEAMAMSIRPAMRGGQPSNAVVLGSPATGKTTAMRKVFELVEKNTEKVVCVYINCQIHTTRFGIFSQIYKKIFGHTPPETGVPFSRIYDQIMKELQKNSKSLIVAFDDINYLFQSNNANKVVYDLLRAYEEYPGVKSSIFAILSDLEFKYAFDKNVNTVFIPQEIIFPLYTYSEIEAILGDRVKAGFFPGVLSDDILEQVSMYTLENGDLRVGINLLRSCGNIAEADASREITQEHLDKAIDSIVSVNIMDTLGSLNDNEKAVLRIAADYDGIYTAGELLELSKEKIGISKSSFNRVIDKLEFVRLIDTKFTGKGVKGNSRQIILRFNPDEYSF, translated from the coding sequence ATGGGAATAGAAGATATTTTAATGCATGATGAGAGTCTTTTTCAAAACATCAATGCCTTTGATCCTGATTATGTGCCTCCAAACTACAATTTCAGGGACACACAGATGGAAGCAATGGCGATGTCAATAAGACCTGCAATGCGTGGAGGCCAACCATCAAATGCGGTTGTACTGGGCTCTCCGGCAACAGGAAAGACAACTGCAATGAGAAAAGTATTCGAATTAGTTGAAAAAAACACAGAAAAGGTAGTTTGCGTGTACATTAACTGTCAGATACACACAACACGCTTTGGAATCTTTTCACAAATCTACAAGAAGATATTCGGACACACTCCGCCTGAAACAGGAGTTCCTTTCTCAAGGATATATGATCAAATCATGAAGGAACTTCAGAAAAACTCAAAATCATTAATAGTTGCATTCGACGATATCAATTATCTATTCCAATCAAACAATGCTAATAAGGTAGTATATGATTTGTTAAGGGCATATGAGGAATATCCCGGAGTGAAATCCTCTATTTTTGCAATCCTCTCAGACCTTGAGTTCAAGTATGCCTTCGACAAGAATGTGAACACAGTCTTCATCCCTCAGGAAATCATATTCCCATTGTACACTTATTCTGAAATCGAGGCCATCCTTGGAGACCGTGTAAAGGCAGGATTCTTCCCTGGTGTGCTGTCTGATGATATTCTCGAGCAAGTCTCAATGTACACTCTTGAAAATGGTGACTTGAGAGTGGGAATCAATCTTTTGAGAAGCTGCGGTAATATCGCAGAGGCAGACGCAAGCCGTGAAATCACACAGGAACACCTGGACAAGGCAATAGACTCAATCGTTTCCGTCAATATCATGGATACCTTGGGCTCATTGAACGATAACGAAAAGGCAGTTTTAAGAATCGCCGCTGATTATGATGGCATATACACTGCAGGAGAGCTGTTGGAGCTATCCAAAGAAAAAATCGGTATAAGTAAATCCTCTTTCAATCGGGTAATCGACAAGCTTGAATTCGTAAGGCTGATCGATACCAAGTTTACAGGAAAAGGGGTTAAGGGAAATTCCCGTCAAATCATATTGAGATTCAACCCCGACGAATATTCATTCTGA
- the dmpI gene encoding 4-oxalocrotonate tautomerase DmpI: MPVITIAGNDGISIEKKREMVKKVSQTVAEAYDLPIEAITVLVQAYQKESIGVAGELLSDRE; encoded by the coding sequence ATGCCAGTGATAACAATTGCCGGAAACGACGGAATAAGTATCGAGAAAAAAAGAGAAATGGTTAAAAAAGTATCCCAAACAGTAGCTGAAGCATACGATTTGCCTATTGAAGCAATTACCGTTTTGGTTCAAGCATATCAAAAGGAAAGCATCGGTGTTGCAGGCGAACTATTGAGCGATAGGGAATAA
- a CDS encoding archease, whose product MKNYEYFDVTADIGFKAYGESLNEAFENAGLAIFNIISDTSNVEPKKEISFKVRSEDEISLLYDFLEELLFYHEIEFMLFSEFHVEIDDMLQLRATIRGEAIDWDRHERKTEIKAITYHKMDVRKTDIFEVQAIVDL is encoded by the coding sequence ATGAAAAATTACGAGTATTTTGACGTAACTGCCGACATTGGATTCAAGGCATATGGTGAAAGCCTGAATGAAGCGTTTGAAAATGCAGGATTGGCAATATTCAACATCATATCCGATACGTCAAACGTTGAACCTAAAAAGGAAATATCATTTAAGGTGCGCTCAGAGGACGAAATATCCCTTCTTTATGATTTCCTTGAGGAGCTGCTCTTCTACCATGAGATAGAATTCATGCTCTTCAGCGAGTTTCACGTTGAAATAGACGACATGCTGCAGTTGAGGGCAACAATAAGGGGCGAGGCCATTGACTGGGACAGGCATGAGAGAAAAACCGAAATCAAGGCCATAACCTACCATAAGATGGACGTCAGGAAAACGGACATCTTTGAGGTCCAGGCGATAGTTGACTTGTAA
- a CDS encoding pyridoxal-phosphate-dependent aminotransferase family protein, with the protein MNDILLMLPGPTTVAPRVLNAMSKAVVNHRGAKYGEILTETTELMSKVFQTQNDSYLLTGSGTAAMEAGIANTVAPGEKMLNVVGGKFGERFMKIAQTHGIDAQELAVEWGTAVTPEAVEEALEADEDIKAVSVIHNETSTGVAAPIEAIGKVMKNYDALYIVDTVSSLAGDEVNVDKFGIDVCLTGSQKCIAAPPGMAAITLSDDAWAAVDKVESNTFYLDLKAARKSGSKVPPETPYTPSVSLTYAMNEALKMVMEEGLDNRVARHHKAAKASVAAVKALGLELFADEAVSSATVTAVKMPEGITDADFRGTTRDKYGVELAGGQDHLKGNIFRIGHMGNISYKELTQTFAAIGMTLKGLGAIDDAGAGVASIAESYL; encoded by the coding sequence ATGAATGATATCTTGTTAATGCTTCCTGGACCAACAACAGTGGCTCCAAGAGTACTCAATGCAATGTCAAAAGCTGTTGTTAACCACAGAGGAGCAAAATATGGAGAAATTTTAACTGAAACAACTGAATTGATGAGTAAAGTTTTCCAAACCCAAAATGATTCTTATTTATTAACTGGATCTGGAACTGCAGCGATGGAAGCAGGAATTGCCAACACTGTAGCCCCTGGTGAAAAAATGTTGAATGTAGTCGGTGGAAAATTCGGTGAAAGATTCATGAAAATCGCACAAACCCATGGAATCGACGCACAGGAATTAGCAGTCGAATGGGGAACCGCCGTAACACCTGAAGCAGTAGAAGAAGCTCTTGAAGCTGACGAAGACATCAAGGCTGTCAGTGTAATCCACAACGAAACTTCAACAGGTGTAGCTGCACCTATCGAAGCAATCGGTAAGGTAATGAAAAACTATGATGCATTATACATCGTGGATACCGTATCCTCACTTGCAGGGGATGAAGTTAACGTTGACAAGTTCGGAATTGACGTCTGTCTTACCGGATCCCAAAAATGTATTGCCGCACCGCCTGGAATGGCTGCAATCACATTAAGTGACGACGCATGGGCTGCAGTCGACAAAGTAGAAAGCAATACCTTCTATTTAGACTTGAAAGCAGCAAGAAAAAGTGGAAGCAAAGTGCCTCCTGAAACCCCATACACCCCTTCAGTTTCACTCACCTACGCAATGAATGAAGCTTTGAAAATGGTTATGGAAGAAGGACTTGACAACAGGGTTGCACGTCACCACAAAGCTGCTAAAGCTAGTGTGGCAGCGGTTAAGGCTTTAGGTTTAGAATTATTCGCTGATGAAGCTGTTTCATCTGCTACCGTAACAGCCGTAAAAATGCCTGAAGGAATCACAGATGCTGACTTTAGAGGCACAACCCGTGACAAATATGGCGTTGAATTGGCTGGCGGTCAAGATCACCTTAAAGGAAACATTTTCAGAATCGGACACATGGGAAACATTTCCTACAAGGAATTGACACAAACCTTTGCCGCCATCGGTATGACCTTAAAAGGTTTAGGTGCAATTGATGACGCAGGTGCAGGTGTTGCATCCATAGCAGAATCATACTTATGA
- the mtnP gene encoding S-methyl-5'-thioadenosine phosphorylase: MIGIIGGSGVYEITEKADNCEEKLVKTDYGDVTVSILDIFSKKVAFIPRHASGHSIPPHKINFRANIDALKNVGVSKIIATNSVGSMNTDMPPGSFVIPDDFLDFSQDRKKTFYEDKVVHIDVTEPYCPQLRDVLAKSGDVILGGTYVCTEGPRFETPAEIKMFKMLGGDLVGMTGVPEVTLAREREICYNSICIVSNYASGISEEELTIDEVFEMVAQKEGELLELIYNFIKNVDDSEECSCNHALDGAEV, from the coding sequence ATGATCGGCATAATCGGCGGAAGCGGTGTATATGAAATCACCGAAAAGGCAGACAACTGTGAGGAAAAACTGGTCAAAACCGATTACGGAGACGTTACCGTGTCCATTTTGGACATCTTCTCCAAAAAGGTCGCATTCATCCCACGTCATGCCTCAGGACATTCAATTCCACCGCACAAAATCAATTTCCGTGCAAATATTGACGCCTTAAAAAATGTAGGCGTCAGCAAAATCATCGCAACAAACTCTGTAGGGTCAATGAACACCGACATGCCACCGGGTTCCTTTGTGATTCCCGATGACTTTCTGGATTTCTCACAGGACAGAAAGAAAACATTCTATGAGGATAAGGTCGTTCATATAGATGTGACCGAACCTTACTGCCCACAGTTAAGGGATGTTCTGGCCAAATCAGGGGATGTGATTCTTGGAGGAACCTATGTATGTACAGAAGGGCCAAGATTCGAGACTCCCGCTGAAATCAAGATGTTCAAAATGCTTGGAGGGGACCTTGTTGGAATGACTGGCGTTCCTGAAGTGACATTGGCTCGTGAAAGGGAGATTTGCTACAATTCAATCTGCATAGTTTCAAACTACGCTTCAGGAATATCCGAAGAGGAGCTGACCATTGACGAAGTGTTTGAGATGGTGGCACAAAAAGAGGGAGAATTGCTGGAATTGATATACAATTTCATTAAAAACGTCGATGATTCTGAAGAATGCTCATGCAATCATGCATTGGATGGAGCAGAAGTATAG
- a CDS encoding thiamine pyrophosphate-binding protein, with the protein MNVADNIVKILEEEGIDTVFGIPGEQIMPLYKALSNSSINHVLTRHEQGAAHAADGYTRSSGKIGVCITTASPGALNTVMAVATAYKDNVPMLVLTGDNDLKYRDTDHFQTTPQLEILKHITQASYNPLNGTEAMYVLRAAIYELKNIPKGPIHINLSKDILLQEEFDDFDLCYLCEDDLSNISKAQELIDSAERPLFILGAGAISQAESINETVHKYNIPTTTTFHGKGIVPETDELSLGLCGIRAKPQARYAFENADCIIGLGIKASERTLPSMPDNFIHVNINRDVLVGDYPIHGKVEDFMSEIEFHNVDWLGEILEHDGEYDLEGLDDDAKPQSAIKRILEKFSDNIIVSDAGSHTTWTTLLKKSLRPRQLLFSGAMAPMGYGLPAAIGANIATGEKVIVINGDGDFQMNLQELATVKENDLDVIVFILNNSEFAIIRQWEEQFYDMEPYQVNLANPNFIKLASSYGIDAIRVDNLDDLEMILEKDLTGPLVVEVIVESEFIPLPE; encoded by the coding sequence GTGAACGTTGCGGACAATATTGTGAAAATCCTTGAGGAGGAAGGCATCGACACCGTCTTTGGGATTCCCGGCGAGCAGATAATGCCGTTGTACAAGGCACTGTCCAATTCAAGCATAAATCACGTCCTGACAAGACACGAGCAGGGAGCGGCACATGCTGCAGACGGATACACCCGTTCAAGCGGAAAGATCGGGGTCTGTATCACAACCGCATCACCGGGGGCGCTTAACACCGTAATGGCAGTGGCAACCGCATACAAGGACAATGTCCCGATGCTGGTATTGACAGGCGACAACGATCTGAAGTACAGGGACACGGACCACTTCCAGACAACCCCTCAGCTTGAAATCCTAAAGCACATCACACAGGCATCATACAATCCGCTCAACGGAACCGAGGCGATGTATGTATTGAGAGCAGCGATTTATGAGCTTAAAAACATTCCAAAAGGCCCTATTCACATTAACTTGTCAAAGGATATCCTGCTTCAGGAGGAATTTGATGATTTTGATTTGTGCTACCTATGTGAGGATGACCTCTCAAACATCTCAAAGGCTCAGGAGCTGATCGACTCCGCTGAAAGGCCATTGTTCATATTGGGTGCAGGCGCAATAAGCCAGGCGGAATCAATAAATGAAACAGTTCATAAATACAATATTCCCACAACCACAACATTTCATGGAAAGGGAATAGTTCCAGAAACGGATGAGTTGAGTCTTGGACTTTGCGGAATACGTGCAAAGCCTCAGGCAAGATATGCGTTTGAAAATGCGGACTGCATTATCGGACTTGGAATCAAGGCAAGCGAAAGGACCTTGCCGAGCATGCCCGACAATTTCATTCATGTAAACATCAACAGGGACGTGCTTGTGGGGGACTATCCGATTCATGGAAAGGTTGAGGATTTCATGTCTGAAATAGAGTTCCATAATGTTGACTGGTTAGGCGAAATCCTGGAGCATGATGGAGAGTATGATTTGGAAGGATTGGATGATGATGCAAAGCCACAGTCAGCAATAAAAAGAATCCTTGAGAAATTCTCTGATAACATTATCGTTTCAGATGCGGGTTCGCACACCACCTGGACAACACTGCTTAAAAAATCACTAAGGCCAAGGCAGCTATTGTTCTCAGGTGCGATGGCTCCGATGGGTTACGGCCTGCCTGCGGCAATCGGTGCAAACATTGCAACCGGCGAGAAGGTCATTGTCATAAACGGTGACGGCGACTTTCAGATGAACCTTCAGGAACTGGCGACAGTCAAGGAGAATGACCTGGACGTCATCGTGTTCATCCTGAACAATTCAGAGTTTGCAATCATAAGGCAATGGGAAGAGCAGTTCTATGATATGGAACCTTATCAGGTAAATCTTGCAAATCCAAACTTCATAAAACTGGCCTCAAGTTATGGCATTGATGCGATACGTGTGGATAACCTTGATGATCTGGAAATGATTCTTGAGAAGGACTTAACCGGACCGCTTGTCGTTGAGGTCATTGTCGAAAGTGAGTTCATTCCACTACCTGAATGA
- a CDS encoding 30S ribosomal protein S3ae, whose translation MAKAKARRRVRDTWKEKSWYTIKTPVNFEDKEIGETPAKDPELLIGRGVEVTMRELTGDFSKQYIKLRFEIDNVAGNVANTKFTGHKTTTDYVRSMIRRGTSRIDASAIVKTKDDRKLKLQVLAVTIRRAKSSQQRFMRKTIEDLLIEAAAEKTFDELVKVCVNGKLASEIYHNAKKIYPLKRVEIIKSKVIK comes from the coding sequence ATGGCAAAGGCAAAAGCAAGACGTAGAGTACGTGATACATGGAAAGAAAAATCCTGGTATACTATTAAAACACCAGTGAACTTTGAAGACAAAGAGATTGGAGAAACTCCGGCAAAAGATCCAGAACTCCTTATTGGAAGAGGAGTCGAAGTAACCATGAGAGAATTGACCGGTGACTTCTCAAAACAATACATCAAACTCAGATTTGAAATTGACAATGTAGCAGGAAATGTTGCAAACACCAAATTTACAGGTCACAAGACCACTACCGATTATGTAAGAAGCATGATCAGAAGAGGAACTTCCAGAATCGATGCTTCCGCAATCGTAAAAACCAAAGATGACCGCAAATTAAAACTCCAAGTTTTAGCTGTAACAATCAGAAGGGCTAAATCTTCCCAACAAAGATTCATGAGAAAAACCATTGAAGATTTACTCATTGAAGCAGCTGCTGAAAAAACTTTCGATGAGTTAGTTAAAGTTTGCGTAAACGGTAAATTAGCATCCGAGATTTACCACAACGCTAAAAAGATTTACCCTCTCAAAAGAGTGGAAATCATCAAAAGTAAAGTAATCAAATAG
- a CDS encoding GerW family sporulation protein translates to MSNNIKTTVEELRKLISVDNVIGTPIETEDKILIPVMKMGVGFGAGENILGGEGSDAAGAGAGVEPISMVMIPKKGNDAEGVRVLDLSKGSETNKAISDIGLIITDLVKSFLDSQKSNDEYYDESEFIEPQFSTNEEEQIEE, encoded by the coding sequence ATGTCAAACAATATTAAAACAACCGTAGAAGAATTACGCAAGTTAATAAGTGTTGATAATGTAATAGGCACTCCAATCGAAACCGAAGATAAGATACTGATTCCAGTAATGAAAATGGGAGTAGGATTCGGAGCAGGAGAAAACATTTTAGGTGGCGAAGGCAGCGATGCTGCAGGAGCCGGAGCAGGTGTGGAACCAATCTCCATGGTAATGATTCCTAAAAAAGGAAATGACGCAGAAGGAGTTCGCGTACTTGACCTAAGTAAAGGATCAGAAACCAACAAGGCAATCTCAGACATCGGATTGATCATCACCGATCTCGTGAAAAGCTTCCTGGATTCACAGAAATCAAACGACGAATACTACGATGAATCCGAATTCATTGAACCTCAATTCAGCACAAACGAAGAAGAACAAATCGAAGAATAG
- a CDS encoding dCTP deaminase: protein MLGEKELVKLFPDFADLVQPSGIDLELDRIYVQKTGGSLIDNEKNLPEIEELEGEIFTLKPHTAYLASIKRKIKIPKGYTMLYLPRSTLLRSFVSVQTAVGDPGFYGTLMFMIYNHGDFEYEIKSGDRIAQAVVFPVEGSGEYNGSYQEAEE from the coding sequence ATGCTTGGTGAAAAAGAACTTGTTAAACTGTTTCCGGATTTTGCAGATTTGGTCCAGCCGTCAGGAATTGACCTGGAACTGGACAGGATTTATGTCCAAAAGACCGGAGGGTCCCTAATCGACAATGAAAAGAACCTTCCAGAAATCGAAGAGCTTGAAGGGGAAATCTTCACATTGAAGCCACATACCGCATACCTTGCAAGCATCAAAAGGAAAATCAAGATTCCAAAGGGATACACAATGCTCTACCTTCCGCGCTCAACACTTTTAAGGTCATTCGTCTCAGTCCAGACAGCAGTGGGAGACCCTGGATTTTATGGAACATTGATGTTCATGATATACAATCACGGCGATTTTGAATATGAAATCAAGTCAGGGGACAGAATCGCACAGGCAGTTGTGTTTCCGGTTGAGGGTTCAGGGGAATACAACGGATCATACCAGGAGGCTGAAGAGTGA
- a CDS encoding DUF2953 domain-containing protein, whose product MIILIIILFIIILLIIGIKIRFEYNKKGSEVKGCLKILIFKKIKVYTYNIPSSDDDKDDEKEDEEKDRNIKELFELAKPCFEDIKAYLKSILNSIEITKIKNHLIFGMTSYADTGKYIGIIWGVMAFINSFNKKLQLSAEPRFSGSVLDAFGENEFDIYPLKLLIPTIRFISKKEVRMLIRGVRDAR is encoded by the coding sequence ATGATTATACTCATAATCATCTTATTTATTATTATTTTACTCATAATCGGAATTAAAATCAGATTTGAGTATAATAAAAAAGGCAGTGAAGTCAAAGGATGTTTAAAGATACTCATTTTTAAAAAAATCAAGGTTTACACATACAATATTCCCTCTTCCGATGACGATAAGGACGATGAAAAGGAAGACGAGGAAAAGGACAGGAACATCAAGGAACTGTTTGAACTGGCCAAACCTTGTTTTGAAGACATAAAAGCATATTTGAAATCAATTCTAAACAGCATTGAAATCACCAAAATAAAGAACCATCTCATATTCGGAATGACCAGCTATGCGGATACCGGAAAATACATCGGGATAATCTGGGGAGTCATGGCATTCATAAATTCATTTAATAAAAAATTACAGTTAAGTGCCGAACCCCGCTTTAGCGGTAGCGTACTTGATGCTTTCGGTGAAAATGAATTTGATATCTATCCATTGAAACTGTTGATTCCAACAATAAGGTTTATTTCAAAAAAGGAAGTGCGAATGTTAATAAGGGGTGTTCGTGATGCAAGATGA
- a CDS encoding RtcB family protein, whose amino-acid sequence MSIKDEIKKVRDNVYEIPGTHDKKMRASGRFYIADEYIDELEEGAIEQIINVACLPGVQRYSIGLPDIHFGYGFPIGGVAAFNLRNGIVSPGGVGFDINCGVRLIRSNLTMDDIEEHLDELTEKLFKNIPSGVGSKGKIRLEKNEINDVLDYGAEWAVKNGYGWDEDLEVLEENGRMVDADSSIVSDKAKKRGIPQLGSLGSGNHFLEIQIVDEIYNEEVAKVFGLEKGMIVIMIHTGSRGCGHQICSDYLRIMDKAYKNYKIDISDRQLACAPLNSKEAQNYIQAMAAAANYAWANRQMITHWIRETFEDVLGKSAKDMEMDIVYDVAHNIAKMETHKVYNREQEVLVHRKGATRAFGPGREEVPEKYREVGQPVLIPGTMGTASYILHGTETAMEETFGSTAHGAGRILSRSKAKKDYDADEITQDLESKGIKIKATSKHVIEEEAPGAYKDVDSVVRVSDSTGIAKLVAKVKPLSVCKG is encoded by the coding sequence ATGAGCATTAAAGATGAGATTAAAAAAGTTAGGGACAACGTTTACGAGATTCCGGGCACCCACGACAAGAAAATGAGGGCTTCCGGAAGATTTTACATTGCGGACGAATACATTGACGAGCTTGAGGAAGGAGCCATCGAACAGATAATTAATGTTGCATGCCTTCCGGGCGTTCAAAGGTACTCAATCGGACTGCCGGATATTCATTTCGGATACGGCTTTCCAATAGGTGGGGTTGCAGCATTCAACCTTAGAAACGGTATCGTATCCCCTGGAGGGGTGGGTTTTGACATCAACTGTGGTGTCAGGCTGATCAGGTCCAACCTCACAATGGATGATATAGAGGAACATTTGGATGAGCTCACCGAAAAGCTGTTCAAGAACATTCCGTCAGGAGTGGGCAGCAAAGGCAAAATCAGGCTCGAGAAAAACGAAATCAACGACGTGCTTGACTACGGTGCCGAATGGGCTGTTAAAAACGGCTACGGATGGGATGAAGATTTGGAAGTCTTGGAGGAAAACGGAAGAATGGTCGATGCGGACTCAAGCATAGTGTCAGATAAGGCCAAAAAGAGAGGAATTCCTCAATTGGGCTCTTTAGGTTCTGGAAATCACTTCTTGGAAATCCAGATAGTCGATGAAATATACAACGAGGAAGTCGCAAAGGTATTCGGCCTTGAAAAGGGAATGATTGTCATAATGATTCACACAGGTTCCAGAGGCTGCGGACATCAGATATGCTCAGATTACTTAAGAATAATGGATAAGGCTTATAAAAATTACAAAATAGATATTTCAGACAGGCAACTGGCATGCGCACCTCTAAACTCAAAAGAGGCGCAAAACTATATCCAGGCAATGGCCGCTGCGGCAAACTATGCATGGGCAAACCGTCAGATGATAACCCACTGGATAAGGGAAACATTTGAGGATGTGCTTGGAAAATCCGCAAAAGACATGGAAATGGACATTGTCTATGATGTAGCTCACAATATTGCCAAAATGGAAACTCATAAGGTTTATAATCGTGAACAGGAAGTTCTGGTTCACCGTAAAGGTGCAACAAGAGCATTTGGACCGGGAAGAGAGGAAGTTCCTGAAAAGTACCGTGAAGTCGGACAGCCTGTTTTGATTCCTGGTACTATGGGAACAGCTTCATATATATTGCACGGTACAGAAACCGCAATGGAAGAGACTTTTGGTTCAACAGCACATGGTGCAGGAAGAATCCTTTCCCGTTCAAAGGCCAAAAAGGATTATGATGCGGATGAAATCACACAGGACCTTGAGTCAAAAGGCATCAAAATCAAGGCCACAAGCAAACATGTAATTGAAGAGGAAGCCCCTGGCGCATATAAGGATGTGGATTCCGTTGTAAGAGTATCCGACAGCACAGGCATCGCCAAACTCGTTGCCAAAGTGAAACCGTTATCAGTTTGCAAAGGATAG
- a CDS encoding YczE/YyaS/YitT family protein has protein sequence MIKRICSFVVGLLIMSFGVAFSIVSTLGTTPISSISYSLTLITDINIAITTFVFNAALILVQFLILRSQFKRKRLLQLINCVLFGYFTDLALYLVSFVPFDGSILMCVIFLVLSIFLIALGIFIYMPANIAPLPGEGCVEAIAIVTDWRFSTIKIGFDATMVTISLIMCGLWYTSIFGAVNIGTIISAFLVGFTLRQIANLYNHITGENINVVNR, from the coding sequence ATGATTAAGAGGATTTGTTCATTTGTTGTGGGATTATTAATAATGTCATTCGGTGTGGCATTCTCAATCGTATCCACCCTCGGAACAACTCCGATAAGCTCAATTTCCTATTCTTTGACACTGATTACAGACATCAACATCGCAATCACCACCTTTGTCTTCAATGCGGCACTGATTTTAGTCCAATTTCTGATTCTGCGCTCACAGTTCAAAAGGAAAAGGCTACTTCAATTGATAAACTGCGTACTCTTCGGCTATTTCACTGATTTGGCGCTGTATCTGGTATCGTTCGTCCCATTCGACGGATCCATCTTGATGTGTGTAATATTCCTGGTTTTAAGCATTTTCCTCATCGCCTTGGGGATATTCATCTACATGCCCGCAAACATAGCGCCGCTTCCGGGCGAGGGATGCGTGGAGGCCATAGCCATCGTGACAGACTGGAGGTTTTCCACAATCAAGATAGGCTTCGATGCGACAATGGTTACAATATCCCTCATAATGTGCGGATTGTGGTATACAAGCATTTTTGGTGCAGTAAACATCGGAACAATCATTTCAGCGTTTCTTGTGGGATTCACATTAAGGCAAATAGCCAATCTTTACAATCACATCACCGGCGAGAATATAAATGTTGTGAATAGATAA